The sequence ATTTGTGGACTAATTGGTGATTGGGGAGCAGTCGCTTGTTTAGAAGCTATCAAACTCAAACGACCTTACGCTATTTGGGCAGACCGGGTTGAGTATGAAGTTATCAGCCGCACATTACATCGAGCTTCCCTCAAGCGCCGCATCAAAGAATACTTAACCTTACCGTTCATGAAGCCCTACCAAAGATATTTGGTTAATCGTTCTCATCTAGGGCTGTTCCAGGGACAAGACTGTTATTCTGCTTACTCACCTTTCTGCGAAAAATCCTACTGCGTCTATGATGTCCACACGCAGAAATCAGACTGGATAGATACATCAAGTCTGGAATTAAAAATAGCATCCATACTATCAAATGCACCTTTGCAAATTGTCTACGCCGGCAGGTGTGCAGAAATGAAAGGCCCCGTCGATTGGGTACGTGCCGTACATCAAGCTTACAAAGCTGGTGTTGATATTCATGCTACATGGTTAGGCGATGGGCCACTTTTACCAGAGATGAAATCTCTAGCTGAAGAGTTAGGAATTAGCGACAGAATTCATTTAACTGGTTTCGTGAGCGAGCGCAGCCAAATATTAGAAACACTCAAAAAACACCACATTTTCCTCTTTTGTCACAAAACACCAGAATCACCTCGGTGTTTAGTAGAATCATTAGTCTCTGGCTCACCTATTATTGGTTACGGTAGCTCTTACCCCGAAGGATTGGTATCAGAACATGGAGGCGGTTTATTTGTACCCACCAACGACTGGCAGAAACTGGCCGACTTGATAGTGGAATTAAATTTAGACAGAGTAAGATTGAGTAAGTTAATCAAAGAAGCAGCGTTATCTGGTCGGATGTTTGACCAAGAAACCCTCTTTAAACACCGCAGTGACTTAATTAAGCAGTACTTAAATACTCGCTCGTTAGTCGCAGGATAAATACACTCAATTCTATTTTTCCTGACTCCAGGTAGACAATGTTTCCTAAGCAGTAAGCAGTTTACTATAAAATGTGCCCAAGTACAGGCTTTCTGTAATTAACTACACCTGTTTTACACACATAACATTTTATTGTACTGAAATTTTGTGAGAAAATTCCTAGAAATTGCTGAAAACAGCTTCGTCATTTTTTCATTAACTTTCTTTTCAGGAGGATTTGGGATAGGTACAACAGAAACGACGCCGGGACTTGTTCC is a genomic window of Fortiea contorta PCC 7126 containing:
- a CDS encoding glycosyltransferase produces the protein MKLHLERNTIDISMQPPAVEKKLLLVMPVVVEEVDGKFGFDHQTSSGFIRWAENFDRVVIACPVLPKYMAEASKTSSTWQPISDLPCADKLELIPLPFAYKIQDFIKYYSSISQVIKTQIQECQYLCFGICGLIGDWGAVACLEAIKLKRPYAIWADRVEYEVISRTLHRASLKRRIKEYLTLPFMKPYQRYLVNRSHLGLFQGQDCYSAYSPFCEKSYCVYDVHTQKSDWIDTSSLELKIASILSNAPLQIVYAGRCAEMKGPVDWVRAVHQAYKAGVDIHATWLGDGPLLPEMKSLAEELGISDRIHLTGFVSERSQILETLKKHHIFLFCHKTPESPRCLVESLVSGSPIIGYGSSYPEGLVSEHGGGLFVPTNDWQKLADLIVELNLDRVRLSKLIKEAALSGRMFDQETLFKHRSDLIKQYLNTRSLVAG